One genomic region from Methanomassiliicoccales archaeon encodes:
- the iolG gene encoding inositol 2-dehydrogenase: MKIGLIGAGRIGRLHASNLVGELKNTKLVAVADVFKEAAINLARELNIPKITGDYHELLYDSEIEAVLVCTSTHTHAEIIQAAAAAGKHIFCEKPLALDLSEIDTILAAVKKAGVILQVGFHRRFDPHFRRLRELLSQGVIGKPWLLKITSYDPAPPPISYVRVSGGIFLDMTIHDFDMARFLLGEVEEVYATGSVLVDPEIGAAGDVDTAVVILRFKSGALGVITNCRKAVYGHDQRIEILGEKGALFAENPRPHATYLATEQGYTSAPLHYFFMERYREAYIEEMRAFIEAVREGKSPPVTGWDGKVAVVMGYAAKRSLTEGRLVRLSEIDPTLA; this comes from the coding sequence TTGAAAATCGGTTTAATTGGAGCAGGAAGGATCGGGAGACTTCACGCTAGTAATTTAGTGGGAGAGTTAAAAAATACAAAGTTGGTCGCGGTGGCGGATGTGTTCAAGGAAGCAGCGATAAACCTGGCTCGAGAACTCAATATTCCCAAAATCACTGGCGATTACCATGAACTCTTATATGACTCGGAGATTGAGGCAGTTCTTGTTTGTACTAGCACTCACACCCATGCTGAGATCATTCAGGCTGCCGCGGCCGCGGGAAAACACATCTTTTGTGAAAAACCTTTGGCATTAGATCTCTCCGAGATCGACACGATTTTGGCGGCCGTGAAGAAAGCCGGAGTAATCCTGCAGGTGGGGTTTCACCGCCGCTTCGACCCCCATTTTCGCCGCCTGCGGGAACTTCTCTCCCAAGGAGTAATCGGAAAGCCTTGGCTTCTCAAGATCACAAGCTACGATCCTGCGCCTCCGCCCATCTCCTACGTTCGGGTCTCAGGGGGGATCTTCCTCGACATGACCATTCACGACTTCGACATGGCCCGTTTCCTCCTAGGGGAGGTGGAGGAGGTGTACGCCACAGGGTCTGTCCTGGTGGACCCGGAAATCGGGGCTGCGGGTGATGTGGACACCGCAGTGGTTATCCTCCGGTTCAAAAGCGGAGCATTGGGGGTCATCACCAACTGTCGAAAAGCCGTATATGGGCATGATCAGCGGATTGAGATTTTGGGAGAGAAAGGCGCACTTTTTGCGGAGAACCCTCGACCGCATGCCACATACTTGGCCACGGAGCAAGGGTATACCTCAGCTCCCTTACATTACTTCTTTATGGAGCGCTATCGTGAAGCTTATATTGAGGAAATGCGCGCTTTTATTGAAGCTGTGCGCGAAGGAAAGAGCCCTCCAGTGACCGGTTGGGACGGAAAGGTTGCGGTGGTAATGGGGTATGCAGCTAAAAGATCCCTGACAGAAGGCCGCCTGGTTCGCTTGAGCGAGATCGATCCGACACTAGCTTAA
- a CDS encoding carbohydrate ABC transporter permease, which translates to MSLRMQRFLSKFFIYFIIGLALVFTLFPVYWMLLTSFQPSDELMRSPPCFLTMRPTLEHWRFAIETKWQFFVNSLIISSSATAIAILVGLLSGYAFARYRVGGDTLPFWILSLKFFPPIVAAVPFFLMMNQLHLLDTHIAVIIPHLIITIPFAVWMIKGFVAEVPRELEEAAMIDGCSHLGVIRRVTLPLIAPGIVVTALFCFIWSWNDFLFALILTRSHAMTLPVAIAGMREAHGLMWGAVSATATMATLPVLFMALVLQKYIVQGLALGAVR; encoded by the coding sequence ATGAGCTTGCGTATGCAAAGGTTTCTCAGCAAATTTTTTATATATTTTATCATTGGGCTTGCTTTAGTTTTCACACTTTTCCCCGTTTATTGGATGCTTCTCACCTCTTTTCAACCTTCGGACGAGTTAATGCGATCTCCGCCGTGTTTTCTAACAATGCGTCCTACACTAGAACACTGGCGCTTTGCCATTGAGACAAAATGGCAGTTCTTTGTTAATAGTCTTATCATTTCCTCATCGGCTACAGCCATTGCTATTTTGGTGGGATTGTTAAGCGGATACGCTTTTGCTCGATATCGAGTAGGAGGCGACACATTGCCTTTCTGGATTCTTTCGCTGAAATTTTTCCCTCCTATAGTCGCTGCGGTGCCTTTTTTCCTGATGATGAACCAACTTCACCTTTTGGACACTCATATTGCGGTAATTATTCCTCATCTTATTATTACTATTCCCTTTGCTGTGTGGATGATAAAAGGATTTGTAGCAGAGGTTCCTCGAGAACTGGAAGAGGCCGCAATGATAGATGGCTGTTCTCATCTTGGAGTTATCCGTCGTGTTACTCTTCCTCTCATTGCTCCAGGGATTGTAGTAACAGCTCTCTTCTGCTTTATTTGGTCTTGGAACGATTTCCTCTTTGCCTTAATCCTCACACGCAGTCATGCTATGACTCTGCCTGTAGCCATTGCGGGTATGAGGGAAGCCCACGGCCTCATGTGGGGGGCGGTTTCAGCTACTGCGACTATGGCCACTCTGCCGGTGCTTTTTATGGCTCTTGTGCTCCAAAAGTACATTGTCCAAGGATTGGCGTTAGGGGCTGTTAGGTAA